In a single window of the Bacteroidales bacterium genome:
- the gap gene encoding type I glyceraldehyde-3-phosphate dehydrogenase has translation MEKTKIAINGFGRIGRITFRAILNKSNIDVVAINDLTDSSTLAHLLKYDSIHGRFPGDIAVEGDYLIVNGKKIKIYAERDPANLPWKTLGVPVVIESTGVFRNREKLSKHLQAGAQKVILSVPADNKEDVDITIVLGVNDNMLKKEHQLISNASCTTNCLAPIAKVLNDNFGIVRGLMNTIHSYTNDQVILDFPHKDLRRARAAAMSIIPTKTGAAKAVALVIPELDKKLDGFAMRVPTPDGSVVDLTCELKKAATKEEINAAMKKAAEEQMKGILEYCTDPIVSCDIIGNPHSSVFDSNLTQVISDNFVKVISWYDNEVGYSNRLADLVEKVI, from the coding sequence ATGGAAAAAACTAAAATTGCAATTAACGGATTTGGAAGAATTGGCAGAATTACATTTCGGGCAATTCTTAATAAAAGTAATATTGATGTTGTTGCCATTAATGATTTAACCGATAGCAGCACTTTAGCGCATTTGCTAAAATATGATTCCATTCACGGACGTTTCCCCGGTGATATTGCTGTTGAAGGGGATTATCTTATTGTAAACGGCAAAAAAATAAAAATTTATGCAGAAAGAGACCCTGCAAATCTGCCGTGGAAAACTTTGGGTGTACCAGTGGTGATTGAATCAACAGGTGTTTTCCGAAACAGGGAAAAATTATCAAAACATTTGCAAGCCGGTGCTCAGAAAGTAATATTATCTGTTCCTGCCGATAACAAAGAAGATGTTGATATTACAATTGTCCTGGGTGTTAATGATAATATGCTAAAAAAAGAACATCAATTAATTTCCAATGCATCATGCACTACCAATTGCCTCGCTCCGATTGCAAAAGTGTTGAACGACAATTTCGGTATTGTAAGAGGACTCATGAACACTATTCATTCGTACACAAACGACCAAGTAATTCTTGATTTTCCGCATAAAGATTTGCGCAGGGCAAGAGCAGCAGCAATGTCAATAATTCCCACAAAAACAGGAGCAGCAAAAGCTGTGGCACTTGTTATTCCAGAACTTGATAAAAAACTCGATGGTTTTGCAATGAGAGTTCCCACTCCCGATGGTTCTGTTGTTGACTTGACATGCGAATTGAAAAAAGCAGCAACTAAAGAAGAAATTAATGCAGCAATGAAAAAAGCAGCAGAAGAACAAATGAAAGGAATACTTGAATATTGCACAGACCCGATTGTAAGTTGCGACATAATCGGCAATCCTCATTCTTCAGTTTTCGATTCAAACTTAACACAGGTTATTAGCGATAATTTCGTAAAAGTAATATCGTGGTATGATAATGAAGTTGGCTATTCCAATCGCCTGGCAGATTTAGTCGAAAAAGTAATTTGA